The Anas platyrhynchos isolate ZD024472 breed Pekin duck chromosome 1, IASCAAS_PekinDuck_T2T, whole genome shotgun sequence genomic sequence TAAACTGAACTAAAAGTACAATTACTTACTCAAAGTCAGATAAGCTGATTCATCATTTGAATAACAGGAGCTGTCTGCTGCATTCCACCGTGGGAAGGCTCTGCTTTCCAGAGCATGCTCGGGTTACTGCAGGGCTTGGAGACGCTCAGCAGAGCTCGGTGTGTAGTTGCATACCTCTAATAGCTGCAGATAGGAGGTAAAAACACATTAATAACTTCAATTGAAATTTAAAACTCAGTGTTGAggactgtgttcagttttactGCTGGTGATTGCTGGCATGTCCTAAAAGACTTGCTGAGTTGCAGTATCATGTTATACCTCaataatataatgtaatatcTGAGGTGAGTGTTGAAACATcttatttctgaattttgagTGTGCAGGCAATCACTCTGAATAAGAACAAATGCACTGTATCCAACCTCAAACGTTTCAGAAAGTATTTGTGTTTAGGGACAGCTATTTTGCAGAAACATCTGTAAGAGCATCTTGActgctggaaggaggaggaCTGTTTGCATCTCAAAATGTATGTGTAATTTCTGAAGTGCTATGGAGTCTGAAGAATCTCAGCCACAAACTCATTCTCTGGGAGCTCTGTGGCTGTGCATGCTCTGGGCTGTGGCCTTGGTAGAGCTGATAATTTTTTCATTGTCACTTGACAGGCCACTTCAGCATCCTCTGAGGACTGCCAATGCACTGAAAATACTGAGTTCAGCATATAGTGTGGCACTCGTGACCAGTTTCTAAAACATTAGCAGACAAGATGATCacctgcctgtttttttttttttttagcagagtGGATACTTAGAGTAATCAGGAGCCAGGACCTAAAACCTACACTTCTTGCTGGTTTTAGGGTGTTACATTAAGTACCAGGCTGGGCTAGACAAGGAAAATTTTTTGTTCAATTGTCCTCATGGTCAGGAGCTGTTCCAGAGCTGACTGCATGAGTGATCTGAATAATcatttgaaaaagcagaaaccCTGCTTGCTTGTGTAGAGAAGTTCTTGCTTCCTCTAGCAAATCTTGAGTTCTTTACCATGCACTACACAATAAACATCAGGATTAGAGCATGCCCATCATTCAGCTTGGCTTATAGTGTGGTTTGAGCACTTCCCCAGAATTTAGGAGATGTGCATTAAAATTTAGGTTTCACGGAGTGTCTTGTGGAAAGGAACACCATCTcaaactgtttattttcagctgttatGGCTTCAGTATCCTCCCTCGGAAGAGTGCTGTTTAACGTAAGTCCTACTCTGAAGCTTTTAAGCATTCTCTACTTAATGTAAATAAAACGAATGTCACACCTCAGGTTCTGTGTTTGTCTGCGAGCCACCTATCTAAAAATTAGATGTGACAATGCTTGATGGTACGGTGTCCAGTTTTCTTTTGGAACTTGCCCAAAGTGCTTCTCTGGGAGTGTTATCTCTATTGTAGCATGTGGTCACCTGTACAAGTGCTACAACTCTAAAATTCAGTAGCATAGATAACAATCCAGGTAGAATCATAGTTCTTGAATTACTAGTCTTAAAGcttaacttaaaaaaagaaaaaatctcctgagggggaaaaatatactttaaattaAGGAAGGTGACTGAAAAAAGGTATAAAATCCCCTCTTTCACATAGTTTATAAACTAGTTTTCCAAAAAGGCTGCtggggaatgtttttttttgttgttgttgtagtgtTAAGTCTTAGACAAAGCCAAAGTGAGCAAAGAGTatcatgctttatttttgagGCATGTATCAGCTTTTTAGGCTTTTCAAGTGAAGTTGTACTCCTTAATATAACAGATATGTTAAATACTGCTATTGTTTCAGTGAAACCTTATCTACTGTCTGTCTGAACGCTCCTTGGAAGTTAGTCATGTTTTGTAGAAGCTCTTCTATAGACCACAGTTATGTAGATACAACCCAAAGAGCTGTCTGATCCCTTAATTTCATTTGGTACATTTGTTAAGGTCTTTGTGTCTATCAGTTCTGGGAAGCTGATGAATAAAAAAAGAGGAGGCTTGTGTGATGTGTATTGTTGTGAACAGATAGTAAGGTAGAAGCAAatctgaagaaaagctgaacTTTCTTTTGCTCTGTGAGGCCCTAAACTGTTACTCCTTTCATTCCAGAAATCTCTGGTCTTGACAGAAATTGTACACGAGATGtatcatttcttattttaacaTGTGAAGTTTTCAGCAGCTACTAATCTAATGTTTCAGATCAAACAACTGAAACCTCTATTTGTGGCTTCTTCTAAAGTCTGTACATATATCTAACATCAATATTGTCAAATTAATGAATGTATTTCTCTGTTGAAAACCCTGTAGTTCAACTTCTATTCCCCTGTTTTATGCAAGATGGCTAAACAGTAAGTGCGTactgaaaactgaagtttttAAACAGGAATATTATGACTTAATGGtgaattgtttttttatttgttaaatctGAATAGTTCATCTTTGCCATTCTTAAgcaacacattttaaaactctAAATTTATGTAGAGTAAGGTATGAtaactgttctattttttttttgccagtcaGGATGTCTTCTGATACTGGTCTTTTAATAGTAGGTTGATagtattctttttttcataaatcAGTTGTTACTAAATTGGCCGTCTCTGACTAGACACGAAGGCACAAACTATTCAAAAGACATTAAATCCGCTTAGGGTTCCTGCTCCACAGGTTATTTCAGAAACAAGTATGCATTCTTTTTTGCTTAACGTTTTCATTCCTCATCTCACAGTTCCTTAGGCTGTTTTAACACTACGATTTTGAATAAGTATTGAATTGAGGAGATTTATAAGCATCAGAATATTAGATCCTGTTCTTGTAAGGTGGTTCACGCTTTctcaaatactttttaaatacttaatgACTATTAAAGTCTTTTGCTTTTCAGGAAGAGCTACAGTGGTATAAGTTAAGTGTGAAATCTTAGGATGTACAACTGTGCCTGTCTAGAAGGTGCCTCACTCAACCCCTCTTTGTTGATCCCCTGCATGCCCCATACTCTTCCACACACCCCCACGCCCCTTTGTATTTTGGAATTTTTCCTATTGTTTAAATTTGGGGCAGCTAAGAGTTTAAGGACAGTATTCTGGAATGTATTTTTACCTTACGCAAGATTAAAGTCATTTTTACTGCTTATGTCTTGGATATGCTATTTTTGAGCAATTTGGCTTGTGTTTGTGATCATTTTACaatttgtattttcagtgttacagCGGTGGAAGGATTGAGGAAACGGCCATTAATTGTATTTGATGGTAGTTCAACGAGCACAAGCataaaagtgaagaaaacagagaatgGAGCTACCGATCGCCTAAAACCTCCCCCAGCTGGAAGCACCACCAATACCGTTAGGAGATTATCAGCTTCTTCAAATGCCTCATCATACATTTCAGCCTCCAGTTTACCAGAGGACGCTAAGCTGGAAGTGAGGAATAGTGAGGCTAAGCAGAACAATATTTCAAAGACTAATAGCAGTGTATTGGCTAATCTGAAGGCGTACCCTTTGACTCCAGTAGCAGGAGCTACTGTTGTGAAGTTAAAGAGATCTGTTCCAAAAGAAGACTCTGATTTGCCGGTACGTACGTTCAcatacctttatttttattgaaagttGAAGGAACCAAAGGTAGAACCTGGTAAGAATTCCCAGGATTATTTTATGTTGGAGTAACAGTACAGTATTTAGAAAGGAGTAGCTGGTTTGGGAGAgaccagcaggaaaaaaatgaagtattttttacttgtttgtGGGAAGCTTCTGTGTTagaggcagctctgcagaaaacatGCATGTCATTGTAAAATGAGCAAGTAGGTAATATGTAAGGTGGTGCTGGTAGCAGGGTCAactaaatcaaacaaaaataaccctACTTGTAGGTCTGAGAGAGAGGACAGGCTTTAGAGAACAAGAGCAGCCTGGTCTGTTTTGtagtagggaagaaaaaagtggaATGATAACATTTGTAACAATCACACTTGAATGATTAAGACAAGCTTTCATTTGTCAAAGTGAAGGAGGAGATGTTGAAGGAACTGAAGTGAGATGCTGCAAGCTGTAGCATGTGTCCTTAAAGGAAGAAGGCCATCTGTTTGAAATCTCACATAGGAATTGGCAAGCTAGAGGTAGGAATTAGATGAGAAAATCTGGAGAGCTGCCTAGATTGTGGGTCTGAATGAGAGCAACAACAAACCGAGCTAGTTGTAGCGAGAGGACAAAGGTCA encodes the following:
- the C1H2orf49 gene encoding ashwin isoform X1, producing MAAQRRGWAGAVAAERPLGRSASELLLHPELLSEEFLLLTLEQKNILVKNDVKMDKDGLTDLYIQHAIPLPQRDLPKSRWGKMMEKKRQQNELKSENKSVTAVEGLRKRPLIVFDGSSTSTSIKVKKTENGATDRLKPPPAGSTTNTVRRLSASSNASSYISASSLPEDAKLEVRNSEAKQNNISKTNSSVLANLKAYPLTPVAGATVVKLKRSVPKEDSDLPIQLQTNLGREEIHVMDEAEGGW
- the C1H2orf49 gene encoding ashwin isoform X2 is translated as MAAQRRGWAGAVAAERPLGRSASELLLHPELLSEEFLLLTLEQKNILVKNDVKMDKDGLTDLYIQHAIPLPQRDLPKSRWGKMMEKKRQQNELKSENKSVTAVEGLRKRPLIVFDGSSTSTSIKVKKTENGATDRLKPPPAGSTTNTVRRLSASSNASSYISASSLPEDAKLEVRNSEAKQNNISKTNSSVLANLKAYPLTPVAGATVVKLKRSVPKEDSDLPNDLKPTEAKKKIQHVTWP